The following proteins are encoded in a genomic region of Triticum dicoccoides isolate Atlit2015 ecotype Zavitan chromosome 1B, WEW_v2.0, whole genome shotgun sequence:
- the LOC119306691 gene encoding E3 ubiquitin-protein ligase EL5-like encodes MATPQSGSPSPATTAASAVETSKHWAPHGPMLTACLVSINLLMILLVFFYFWRFFSGKRGPSSPGGADEEASSTDSSPATSPRASRRLRDPDQPDIPSSLPVSVFDSSSEAAGKAAADCAVCIVEFRDGDLARLLPRCGHRFHAACVDAWLHLHSTCPLCRASVVAPVPAAAEPKNDYKDDGPECPV; translated from the coding sequence ATGGCAACGCCCCAGAGCGGCAGCCCGAGCCCAGCGACCACGGCGGCGTCGGCGGTGGAGACGAGCAAACACTGGGCGCCGCATGGCCCGATGCTGACGGCCTGCCTCGTCAGCATCAACTTGCTCATGATCCTCCTCGTCTTCTTCTACTTCTGGCGGTTCTTCTCCGGGAAGCGAGGGCCGTCATCCCCCGGCGGCGCTGATGAGGAGGCGTCATCGACCGACTCGTCTCCGGCGACCTCGCCGAGAGCGTCAAGGCGCCTGCGTGACCCCGACCAACCGGACATCCCGTCTTCCCTGCCCGTGTCCGTGTTCGACTCCAGCAGCGAAGCCGCCGGGAAGGCGGCGGCCGACTGCGCGGTGTGCATCGTGGAGTTCCGGGACGGCGACCTGGCGCGCCTCCTACCTCGCTGCGGGCACCGATTCCACGCCGCGTGCGTGGACGCGTGGTTGCATCTACACTCCACGTGCCCGCTCTGCCGCGCCAGCGTGGTCGCCCCTgtgcccgccgccgccgagcccaaGAACGACTACAAAGACGACGGCCCGGAGTGCCCGGTGTGA